In Cognatishimia sp. WU-CL00825, one genomic interval encodes:
- a CDS encoding carbonic anhydrase → MKYAKPLPSYLVQRFHGWKATAYETNKAWYRHLGEEGQHPRAMVISCCDSRVHVTSIFGADQGEFFIHRNIANLVPPYAPDGDHHGTSAAIEYAVTALKVAHVIVLGHSSCGGVQGCIDMCKGNAPHLEKKESFVGRWMDILKPRYEKVADIEDEADQARQFEKHAVLASLENLLTFPFVKKCVNDGNLTIHGAWHDIAAGGVEVYDCDQKKFVAL, encoded by the coding sequence ATGAAATACGCGAAACCACTGCCGTCTTACCTTGTGCAACGTTTTCATGGGTGGAAAGCCACCGCCTATGAAACCAACAAGGCCTGGTATCGACATCTGGGCGAAGAGGGCCAACACCCCCGCGCCATGGTGATTTCTTGCTGCGACAGCCGGGTGCATGTGACCTCGATCTTTGGCGCAGACCAAGGCGAATTCTTTATCCACCGCAACATTGCCAACCTGGTGCCGCCCTATGCGCCCGATGGCGATCATCACGGCACCTCTGCGGCCATCGAATATGCGGTGACCGCGCTCAAAGTCGCACATGTGATTGTGCTGGGGCATTCCTCTTGTGGCGGCGTGCAGGGCTGTATCGATATGTGCAAAGGCAATGCCCCGCATCTTGAGAAAAAAGAGAGCTTTGTCGGCCGTTGGATGGACATCCTGAAGCCGCGCTACGAAAAAGTTGCGGATATCGAAGACGAAGCCGACCAGGCGCGCCAGTTTGAAAAACACGCGGTTCTGGCCAGCTTGGAAAATCTGCTGACGTTCCCTTTTGTGAAAAAATGCGTCAACGACGGCAATCTGACCATTCACGGCGCTTGGCATGACATCGCCGCTGGCGGCGTCGAGGTCTATGACTGCGACCAAAAGAAATTTGTCGCGCTTTAA
- a CDS encoding DUF2794 domain-containing protein produces MSSPTPFPSGPIPPSQVAFHRTELNVILSLYGRMVAAGEWRDYGISCLRDVAVFSVFRRTAENPLYRIEKRPKLRNRQGLYAVVAMDGQILKRGHDLRAVLRVLERKLIRPID; encoded by the coding sequence ATGTCTTCACCGACACCCTTTCCGTCTGGACCAATCCCCCCATCGCAGGTGGCTTTCCACCGCACAGAACTGAACGTGATCCTATCGCTTTATGGGCGCATGGTCGCCGCAGGTGAATGGCGTGACTACGGTATTTCCTGTTTGCGTGACGTGGCTGTGTTCTCGGTCTTCCGCCGCACAGCGGAAAACCCGCTCTATCGCATCGAAAAACGCCCAAAGCTGCGCAATCGCCAAGGGCTTTATGCTGTGGTTGCGATGGACGGGCAGATCCTCAAGCGGGGCCACGACCTGCGTGCGGTACTGCGGGTGCTAGAGCGTAAATTGATCCGCCCGATCGACTAG
- a CDS encoding cytochrome c, translating into MKTFPVILTVGLMMASFALAHQGVTDPHIKARMHAMSTAGQASKTLGDMAKGKRAFEQEAAQQARADLLQISTDIPALFEVEALDLVTEAAPDIWSNFAQFQSRAEAMQKAVMDLDTSSPEEIARGMRAVGRSCGGCHKPFRIKK; encoded by the coding sequence ATGAAGACATTTCCAGTGATTTTGACAGTGGGCCTGATGATGGCCAGTTTTGCCTTGGCCCACCAGGGGGTCACGGACCCGCATATCAAGGCGCGTATGCATGCGATGTCAACAGCAGGTCAGGCCAGCAAGACGCTGGGGGACATGGCCAAGGGCAAACGGGCCTTTGAGCAGGAGGCGGCGCAACAAGCCCGCGCAGACCTATTGCAAATTTCTACGGATATCCCGGCGTTGTTTGAGGTCGAAGCTTTGGATTTGGTGACCGAGGCGGCCCCGGATATCTGGAGCAATTTTGCGCAATTTCAGAGCCGGGCGGAGGCGATGCAAAAAGCGGTGATGGATTTGGACACCAGCAGCCCGGAAGAAATCGCACGCGGCATGCGGGCGGTGGGCAGATCTTGTGGTGGCTGCCACAAGCCATTTCGCATTAAGAAA
- a CDS encoding NlpC/P60 family protein translates to MMDRRLTPANKRVADPSLEASWPGVRYADPDPYSVQWPMVDLMNAPEGHRDRQLLFGEAVGVYEMHEGWAFVQAAKDGYVGYVPQSSLAQVPAPTHRISAAASHVYDQPNFKSRDLIRLTHGCLIHVLDEEQGFLKTSLGFIPAVHCVAADMQQPDPVTEAKLFLDTPYLWGGNSRFGIDCSGLVQSAFMACGIPCPGDSDLQEIELGYEIADTETLQRNDLLFWKGHVALVADDNRLIHANAFHMAVVYEDIDAAIARIAAQGDGLVTSRKRVPMARVQTNQI, encoded by the coding sequence ATGATGGACCGGCGCCTGACCCCTGCCAACAAACGTGTGGCCGACCCCAGCCTAGAGGCCAGTTGGCCCGGTGTGCGCTATGCTGATCCGGATCCCTATTCGGTGCAATGGCCGATGGTTGATTTGATGAATGCGCCTGAAGGGCACAGGGATCGACAATTGTTGTTTGGCGAGGCTGTCGGCGTTTATGAGATGCACGAAGGCTGGGCGTTTGTGCAAGCCGCCAAAGATGGCTACGTCGGCTATGTACCCCAATCCAGTCTGGCGCAGGTGCCCGCACCCACCCACCGCATTTCGGCGGCAGCATCACATGTCTATGATCAGCCCAATTTCAAGTCGCGCGATCTGATCCGCTTGACCCACGGCTGCCTGATCCATGTTCTGGACGAGGAACAGGGGTTTTTAAAAACATCGCTGGGCTTTATTCCGGCGGTGCATTGCGTGGCGGCGGATATGCAGCAACCAGATCCGGTGACAGAGGCAAAACTGTTTTTAGACACGCCCTATCTGTGGGGTGGCAACAGCCGGTTTGGCATTGATTGTTCCGGGCTGGTGCAATCGGCCTTTATGGCCTGCGGCATCCCCTGCCCTGGGGACAGCGATTTGCAGGAAATTGAACTGGGATATGAAATCGCCGACACAGAGACTTTGCAGCGCAATGATCTTTTGTTCTGGAAAGGCCATGTGGCTTTGGTGGCAGACGACAACCGGTTGATCCACGCAAATGCTTTTCACATGGCGGTGGTCTATGAGGATATCGATGCGGCTATTGCCCGGATTGCCGCGCAGGGCGACGGGCTGGTGACCAGTCGCAAACGCGTGCCGATGGCCAGAGTGCAAACCAACCAGATCTAG
- a CDS encoding rRNA large subunit pseudouridine synthase E — protein MTRVILLNKPFDVLSQFTDKGSEVSTRRTLSDFVNVPGVYAAGRLDRDSEGLLILTDDGKLQHRIAHPKNKMTKSYWAQVEGAPSDDALAQLRSGVQLKDGMTRPAKARKIPEPAQLWPRTPPIRFRKNVPDSWIELTISEGRNRQVRRMTAAVGHPTLRLIRYRVGSWTLDGIPTGAWVETSV, from the coding sequence ATGACCCGAGTTATCTTATTGAACAAACCTTTTGATGTGTTGTCGCAATTTACGGACAAAGGTAGCGAAGTCAGCACGCGCCGTACGCTGTCTGATTTTGTGAATGTGCCTGGTGTTTATGCCGCTGGCCGATTGGATCGCGACAGCGAAGGCCTGCTGATCCTGACCGATGACGGCAAACTTCAGCATCGCATCGCGCATCCCAAAAACAAAATGACCAAATCCTATTGGGCACAGGTCGAAGGCGCCCCTTCTGACGACGCCCTTGCGCAATTGCGGTCCGGCGTTCAACTCAAAGATGGCATGACCCGCCCTGCAAAGGCGCGCAAAATTCCAGAACCCGCACAACTGTGGCCGCGCACACCTCCTATACGGTTTCGCAAAAACGTGCCAGACAGCTGGATTGAACTGACAATATCCGAAGGCCGCAATCGACAAGTTCGCCGAATGACCGCCGCCGTTGGTCACCCAACATTGCGCCTGATCCGCTATCGCGTAGGCAGCTGGACACTCGACGGCATTCCAACGGGCGCATGGGTTGAAACTTCGGTCTAA
- a CDS encoding glycosyltransferase family 4 protein: MSDPRVIAPNLKRRLSGVTATIARLVPLQAKSIAIVATGPGLPAETPHLSILQVMGLKRQTLRVWHARRNTEMLLGLFLRTVLRKNLKLLFTSASQRAHSGYTKWLISKMDAVVATSQKTASYLDRDADVILHGIDLDGFSQTDDKSALRKKLSLPDGVLLGCYGRIRHQKGTDAFVDAMIELCGQRDDVHGIVMGRATEKHQGFLSGLQKKVADHGLQGRILFMSEVTVDQIPEWYQVLDLFVAPQRWEGFGLTPIEAMACAVPVVATDVGAFSEIVAHDAVGRLVPPGEPRSLARAAANMLENRSSLADAGVAARQHVEKHFRIEREAQALIDVYNRLLSNT, encoded by the coding sequence TTGTCAGACCCACGTGTGATTGCGCCAAATCTGAAACGTCGCCTTTCCGGCGTAACCGCGACAATCGCACGTTTGGTTCCGTTGCAAGCCAAGAGCATCGCTATCGTGGCGACGGGCCCGGGACTGCCAGCGGAAACGCCGCACCTCTCAATTCTTCAGGTTATGGGTTTGAAACGGCAAACCCTGCGGGTCTGGCACGCGCGACGCAACACCGAAATGTTGCTAGGGCTATTTCTCAGAACAGTGCTGCGCAAAAACCTTAAACTGCTGTTCACAAGTGCTTCGCAACGGGCGCATTCTGGATATACCAAATGGTTGATCTCGAAAATGGATGCCGTGGTCGCCACCTCACAAAAGACAGCAAGCTATCTAGATCGCGACGCAGACGTTATCTTGCATGGTATTGATCTAGATGGATTTTCCCAAACTGATGACAAATCTGCCCTGCGCAAGAAATTGTCATTGCCCGACGGGGTATTACTAGGCTGCTATGGCCGTATTCGGCATCAGAAAGGCACCGATGCCTTTGTTGACGCGATGATCGAATTATGCGGCCAGCGGGATGACGTGCATGGCATTGTCATGGGGCGCGCTACGGAAAAACATCAGGGTTTTCTGAGTGGCTTGCAAAAAAAGGTGGCAGACCACGGCTTGCAAGGCCGTATTCTGTTCATGTCAGAGGTCACCGTAGACCAAATCCCTGAATGGTATCAGGTTCTTGACTTGTTTGTCGCTCCTCAACGCTGGGAAGGGTTTGGGTTAACGCCAATCGAAGCCATGGCCTGTGCGGTGCCTGTTGTGGCGACTGATGTTGGGGCTTTTTCAGAGATTGTCGCCCATGATGCTGTTGGCCGATTGGTCCCTCCCGGAGAGCCTCGGTCTCTGGCGCGCGCTGCGGCCAATATGTTGGAGAATCGGAGCAGCCTAGCGGATGCAGGTGTGGCTGCACGCCAACATGTCGAAAAACATTTCCGCATTGAACGCGAAGCTCAGGCTTTGATTGACGTCTATAATCGTCTTCTTTCAAACACTTAG
- a CDS encoding leucyl aminopeptidase family protein — protein MTLTFAPKSQAATPLTLLTDADYDGWLAAQTPEVQSWLGALGFTAKLGATALVPDANGGVRFAVAGLGGAKAKTRGRFGLAAVAAALPAGDYTLANPADISDLDTQLLGWLLAGYRFDRYKNQASGGARVVCPDGIDGARLEVIAAGEALTRDLINTPASDMGPMALEAAAQDLAKTHGAQFETILGDDLLAQNFPMIHTVGRAADQAPRLLDMRWGTDGPKLTLVGKGVCFDTGGLNLKPGASMGLMKKDMGGAATVLGLAHMIMALKLPLQLRVLIPAVENAVSSNAFRPGDILQSRKGLTVEVNNTDAEGRLVLADALAYGCEENPDQIISMATLTGAARVAVGPDLAPFYAQNDATAAALNTAADQVADPVWRMPFWDPYEKMIEPGIADLDNAPSGGFAGSITAALFLRRFVDNPQYTHFDIYGWNPSAAPARPKGGVGMGARAILAALPEILDL, from the coding sequence ATGACCCTGACATTCGCACCAAAGTCCCAAGCGGCCACCCCTCTCACGTTGTTAACAGACGCAGATTATGATGGCTGGTTGGCCGCGCAAACGCCCGAGGTGCAAAGCTGGCTGGGTGCTTTGGGGTTCACAGCCAAGCTTGGTGCAACAGCCCTGGTGCCTGACGCCAATGGCGGCGTGCGGTTTGCGGTGGCCGGGCTGGGCGGCGCAAAGGCCAAAACGCGGGGCCGGTTTGGTCTGGCGGCGGTGGCCGCAGCCTTGCCGGCGGGCGATTACACGCTGGCCAATCCGGCTGATATTTCGGATTTGGACACTCAGTTGTTGGGCTGGCTGTTGGCGGGCTATCGGTTCGACCGGTACAAAAACCAAGCCTCGGGCGGCGCGCGCGTGGTGTGCCCAGACGGGATTGACGGCGCGCGGTTAGAGGTGATTGCCGCGGGAGAGGCATTGACTCGCGACCTGATCAACACGCCTGCTAGCGACATGGGGCCTATGGCGCTGGAAGCCGCGGCGCAAGATCTGGCAAAAACCCATGGGGCGCAGTTTGAAACCATCCTGGGCGATGATCTGCTCGCGCAGAATTTCCCGATGATTCACACGGTCGGGCGGGCCGCGGATCAGGCCCCGCGCCTGTTGGATATGCGCTGGGGCACGGATGGGCCAAAGCTGACATTGGTGGGCAAAGGCGTGTGTTTTGACACTGGTGGGCTGAATTTAAAACCCGGTGCCTCGATGGGTTTGATGAAAAAGGATATGGGCGGCGCGGCAACGGTCTTGGGGCTGGCGCATATGATCATGGCGCTGAAACTGCCCTTGCAATTGCGCGTGTTGATCCCGGCGGTTGAAAACGCCGTCAGCAGCAATGCGTTTCGTCCCGGCGATATTTTGCAATCGCGCAAGGGCCTGACGGTGGAGGTCAACAACACCGATGCCGAGGGGCGCTTGGTGTTGGCGGACGCTTTGGCTTATGGCTGCGAAGAAAACCCCGATCAAATTATCTCGATGGCCACTTTGACCGGGGCTGCGCGGGTTGCGGTCGGACCAGATCTGGCCCCGTTTTACGCTCAGAACGACGCCACTGCCGCCGCGTTGAACACGGCCGCAGATCAGGTGGCGGACCCAGTGTGGCGTATGCCGTTTTGGGACCCCTATGAAAAGATGATCGAACCGGGCATTGCTGACCTAGACAATGCGCCCAGCGGCGGTTTTGCGGGGTCTATCACCGCAGCCTTGTTCCTGCGACGCTTTGTGGACAACCCACAGTACACCCATTTTGACATCTACGGCTGGAACCCCAGCGCCGCGCCGGCCCGTCCAAAAGGCGGTGTTGGCATGGGGGCTCGGGCGATATTGGCGGCCTTGCCGGAAATTTTAGACTTATGA
- a CDS encoding aspartate-semialdehyde dehydrogenase, which yields MGYRIVVVGATGNVGREMLNILEERQFPVDEIAVLASRRSLGTEVSFGEKTLKTQDLDTFDFAGWDMALFAVGSDATKKYAPIAAAANCVVIDNSSLYRYDPDVPLIVPECNPQDIHGYAKKNIIANPNCSTAQMVVALKPLHDRAKIKRVIVSTYQSVSGSGKEAMEELWEQTKAVYNPTKDVPAKVYPKEIAFNVIPHIDVFLDDGSTKEEWKMVAETKKIIDKSIKVTATCVRVPVFVGHSESINIEFEEFLDEDEARDILRESPGIMVIDKREDGGYVTPKECVGDYATFISRIRQDSTIDNGINLWCVSDNLRKGAALNAVQIAETLGREVLKKG from the coding sequence ATGGGTTATCGCATCGTCGTCGTAGGCGCCACTGGCAACGTGGGCCGCGAAATGCTGAATATCCTGGAGGAACGCCAGTTCCCTGTGGATGAAATTGCTGTTCTAGCGAGCCGTCGTTCGCTGGGCACGGAAGTCAGCTTTGGCGAAAAAACCCTTAAAACCCAAGACCTTGACACGTTCGACTTTGCAGGTTGGGACATGGCATTGTTTGCGGTTGGCTCTGACGCGACAAAGAAATATGCGCCGATCGCGGCGGCGGCCAATTGCGTGGTGATCGATAACAGTTCGCTGTATCGCTATGACCCCGACGTGCCGCTGATCGTGCCGGAATGTAACCCGCAGGATATCCACGGGTATGCCAAGAAAAACATCATCGCCAACCCGAATTGCTCGACTGCGCAGATGGTTGTGGCTTTGAAACCATTGCATGATCGCGCCAAAATTAAACGTGTGATTGTAAGCACTTACCAGTCTGTTTCTGGCTCTGGCAAAGAGGCTATGGAAGAGCTGTGGGAACAAACCAAGGCGGTTTACAACCCGACAAAGGATGTGCCTGCAAAGGTCTACCCTAAGGAAATCGCGTTTAACGTCATTCCACATATTGATGTGTTTTTGGATGATGGGTCCACCAAAGAAGAGTGGAAGATGGTTGCTGAGACCAAAAAAATTATCGACAAATCGATCAAAGTCACCGCGACTTGCGTGCGAGTGCCTGTTTTTGTTGGACATTCTGAGTCCATCAACATCGAGTTCGAAGAGTTTTTGGACGAAGATGAGGCGCGTGACATCCTGCGCGAGTCGCCCGGCATCATGGTGATCGATAAACGCGAAGACGGTGGCTATGTGACCCCGAAAGAATGCGTTGGAGATTACGCGACTTTCATCAGCCGCATCCGCCAAGATAGCACCATTGATAATGGCATAAACCTTTGGTGTGTCAGCGATAATTTGCGCAAAGGCGCGGCGCTGAACGCGGTTCAAATCGCCGAAACTCTGGGCCGTGAGGTTCTAAAAAAGGGCTAA
- a CDS encoding division plane positioning ATPase MipZ, with product MAHIIVVGNEKGGAGKSTVSMHVATALARMGFKVGGLDLDLRQQTFGRYVENRQKFCEKSDLELPSPTYHELPEIDPATVGEGENIYDLRLSAAVAALEPNNDFILIDCPGSHTRLSQVAHSLADTLVTPLNDSFIDFDLLAHIDGDAEKILGPSVYSEMVWNARQLRAQAGLKPIDWIVLRNRLGAQNMVNKEKMGNALARLAKRIGFRTGPGFNERVIFRELFPRGLTLLDLRDIGVKQLNISNVAARQELRELIKTLDLPGVTVDF from the coding sequence ATGGCGCATATTATTGTTGTGGGCAATGAAAAAGGTGGTGCGGGCAAATCGACCGTATCCATGCATGTCGCGACGGCCCTTGCCCGTATGGGCTTTAAGGTTGGTGGATTGGATTTGGACCTGCGCCAACAGACCTTTGGCCGCTACGTCGAAAACCGCCAAAAATTCTGCGAAAAGTCTGATCTTGAGCTGCCTAGCCCCACCTATCACGAGTTGCCGGAAATCGATCCTGCAACTGTTGGCGAAGGTGAAAATATCTATGATTTGCGCCTATCAGCAGCAGTGGCTGCGCTGGAGCCAAACAATGATTTTATCCTGATTGATTGCCCCGGATCGCACACCCGCCTTAGCCAGGTTGCGCATTCGTTGGCAGACACGCTGGTCACCCCCTTGAACGACAGTTTCATCGACTTTGACCTCTTGGCCCATATTGATGGCGACGCCGAGAAAATTCTGGGCCCTTCGGTCTATTCGGAAATGGTCTGGAACGCCCGGCAGCTGCGGGCACAGGCAGGATTGAAGCCAATTGATTGGATTGTTTTGCGCAATCGTCTGGGTGCGCAAAACATGGTGAACAAAGAAAAAATGGGCAACGCTCTGGCACGACTTGCCAAGCGCATCGGGTTTCGCACCGGTCCTGGATTTAACGAGCGCGTCATTTTTCGCGAACTGTTCCCTCGTGGCCTAACCCTGCTTGATCTGCGTGACATTGGCGTCAAACAGCTCAATATTTCCAACGTTGCCGCTCGCCAAGAACTGCGCGAATTGATTAAAACCCTCGATCTGCCGGGTGTCACGGTAGATTTCTAA